A window of the Butyricimonas faecalis genome harbors these coding sequences:
- a CDS encoding ParA family protein: MSKIIAIANQKGGVGKTTTSVNLAASLAVLEQKVLLVDADPQGNATTGVGYDLKELKATIYECLVDGLEPKEAILSTDIEKLFLLPSNIDLVGAELEMLNFEEKESVMAKVLSKVKDDYDYILIDCSPSLGLLTVNSLAAANSVMIPVQCQYFALEGLGKLLNTIKIIQKRLNTSLEIEGFVLTMYDGRVRLSNQVVAEVRKHFEDMVFDTLIQQNVKLAEAPSYGQPVVLYDAECRGSVNYLSLANELLEKNKK, translated from the coding sequence ATGTCAAAAATTATAGCTATCGCGAACCAAAAAGGAGGTGTTGGAAAGACAACGACGTCTGTGAACTTGGCGGCTAGTTTGGCTGTACTGGAACAAAAGGTGTTGTTGGTTGATGCTGATCCTCAAGGAAACGCGACAACAGGTGTAGGATATGATTTAAAGGAATTGAAGGCGACTATTTACGAATGTCTGGTGGATGGATTGGAGCCGAAAGAGGCGATTCTGTCAACGGATATCGAGAAATTGTTTTTGTTGCCTTCCAATATAGATTTGGTAGGAGCCGAGTTGGAGATGTTGAATTTCGAGGAGAAGGAGAGTGTCATGGCAAAGGTGTTGTCAAAGGTGAAAGACGACTACGATTATATATTAATCGATTGTTCGCCTTCACTGGGTTTGTTGACCGTGAATTCATTGGCCGCGGCCAATTCGGTGATGATTCCCGTGCAATGCCAGTATTTTGCATTGGAGGGATTGGGTAAATTGTTAAATACGATCAAGATTATCCAGAAACGGCTGAACACGTCTCTGGAAATTGAGGGGTTCGTGCTGACCATGTATGATGGGCGTGTTCGTCTGTCGAACCAAGTGGTTGCCGAGGTCCGGAAGCATTTCGAGGATATGGTTTTCGACACGTTGATTCAACAGAACGTGAAGCTGGCAGAGGCCCCGAGTTATGGGCAACCGGTTGTTCTTTATGATGCAGAGTGTCGCGGTTCCGTGAATTATTTGAGTTTGGCAAACGAATTATTGGAGAAAAATAAGAAATAG
- a CDS encoding RNA polymerase sigma factor, with the protein MLDNLHIERVAKGDRVAFKELHEELYQRMFYYVYKMLHDKEQTEDVIQEAFVLYWKNRVNFNNLLAVKTYLFTVVRNKVMVQLRDEAIHKRILEAMEWDEYEVEDHLLVSAEICGEVQQAVKGLPAQTRRVIELSMEDMTVEKIAVAMQISPNTVKTLKKAGYQVLREKLKHLRVLLPFLFVG; encoded by the coding sequence ATGCTCGATAATTTGCATATAGAACGAGTGGCTAAAGGAGATCGTGTAGCTTTTAAGGAGTTACACGAGGAGTTGTATCAACGAATGTTTTACTACGTGTACAAGATGCTACATGATAAAGAGCAGACGGAAGATGTTATTCAGGAAGCTTTTGTTCTATATTGGAAGAATCGTGTGAATTTTAATAATTTGTTGGCAGTGAAGACCTACCTGTTTACAGTTGTCAGAAATAAGGTTATGGTTCAACTCCGGGACGAGGCTATTCATAAGCGTATTTTAGAGGCAATGGAATGGGATGAGTATGAAGTGGAGGACCATTTGTTGGTCTCTGCGGAAATTTGTGGGGAGGTGCAACAGGCCGTGAAAGGATTGCCTGCCCAAACTCGTCGAGTTATCGAGTTAAGCATGGAGGATATGACCGTGGAAAAGATCGCTGTTGCCATGCAAATTTCTCCCAACACGGTTAAGACGTTGAAAAAAGCGGGATATCAAGTTCTGAGAGAGAAATTGAAACACTTGCGGGTTTTATTGCCATTTTTATTTGTCGGATAA
- a CDS encoding lytic transglycosylase domain-containing protein has product MRFVFLWLCVILFSDVVYGESDRDSLKVRLGAPRLNTGAPVLLTDSIPGAFIERLDELYSKWYVNRLGEGDYVDSVYLTEMVTGPSVPDSVYLQRLDRLNSAIKLSYNDIVRNYIELYTVRRRAQVGTMLGLSSYYFPIFEEILDREGLPQELKFLPVIESALNPRAFSRAGACGLWQFMYGTGKMYKLEINSFIDERRDPVRSTEAAVCFLKDLYSIYEDWILVIAAYNCGPGNVNKAIRRSGSKKNYWDIYFHLPKETRGYVPAFIAAMYTFNYHKEHNIFPLENELPTMCDTIMISDALHFEQVSKLVDISVEQIRDLNPQYRSDIVPAGFGKSYALRVPYNYVGEFIDKQDTIFAYNRKTYFNDSDRTADPKSRFKKYAHAHAVPSNKAKLVYTVKSGDVIGKIAERFNVRLSDLKYWNGMTRDRINIGQKLTVYVPHNKVDYYKSKVNAKYAGVAANAEVEAEPLAEGEFFYYTIKRGENLWSIAKKYPGVSNRDIMKWNGLTDRSASNLKPGQKLKIKI; this is encoded by the coding sequence ATGCGTTTTGTGTTTTTGTGGCTTTGTGTGATTTTATTTTCAGATGTAGTATATGGAGAGAGCGATCGGGATTCGTTGAAAGTGCGATTGGGTGCTCCCCGCTTGAATACCGGGGCTCCGGTGTTGTTGACGGATTCTATTCCGGGGGCTTTCATCGAGCGATTGGATGAGTTGTATAGTAAATGGTATGTTAACAGGCTGGGAGAAGGGGATTATGTGGATTCGGTTTATTTGACAGAGATGGTGACAGGGCCCTCCGTGCCTGATTCTGTTTATTTGCAGCGTTTGGATAGATTGAATTCTGCGATAAAGCTTTCCTATAACGATATTGTGCGAAACTATATTGAATTATATACCGTGAGACGTCGTGCTCAAGTGGGGACGATGTTGGGCTTGAGTTCTTATTATTTCCCTATTTTTGAAGAGATTCTGGATCGGGAGGGATTACCGCAGGAGTTGAAGTTTTTGCCCGTGATCGAGAGCGCTTTGAACCCGCGGGCGTTTTCCCGTGCGGGGGCTTGCGGATTGTGGCAATTTATGTACGGGACAGGAAAGATGTACAAATTGGAAATCAATTCTTTCATTGACGAACGTCGTGATCCGGTGAGATCCACGGAGGCTGCCGTGTGTTTTTTGAAGGACCTGTATAGTATTTACGAAGATTGGATTCTGGTGATCGCTGCCTATAATTGCGGACCGGGTAACGTGAACAAGGCCATACGGCGGTCGGGAAGTAAAAAGAATTATTGGGATATTTATTTCCATTTGCCGAAAGAGACCCGCGGTTATGTACCGGCTTTTATCGCTGCCATGTACACGTTTAATTATCACAAAGAGCATAATATTTTCCCGTTGGAGAATGAATTACCCACAATGTGCGACACGATCATGATTTCCGATGCCTTGCATTTCGAGCAGGTGTCTAAGTTGGTGGATATATCCGTGGAACAAATCCGGGATTTGAATCCGCAGTATCGTTCGGATATCGTACCTGCCGGTTTTGGAAAGAGTTATGCCTTGCGGGTTCCTTATAATTATGTAGGAGAGTTTATCGATAAACAAGATACGATTTTTGCTTATAACCGGAAGACGTATTTTAATGATAGTGACCGTACGGCCGATCCGAAAAGCCGTTTTAAGAAATACGCCCATGCCCACGCTGTTCCCAGCAATAAAGCCAAATTGGTTTACACGGTGAAGAGCGGGGATGTGATCGGGAAGATTGCCGAGAGGTTTAACGTGCGTTTGTCCGATTTGAAATACTGGAACGGGATGACGAGAGATCGTATTAATATCGGGCAGAAACTTACGGTTTACGTGCCTCATAACAAGGTGGATTACTACAAGTCGAAAGTGAATGCCAAATATGCGGGGGTGGCCGCAAATGCGGAGGTGGAGGCAGAACCTTTGGCTGAAGGAGAGTTTTTTTACTACACGATTAAACGGGGTGAAAATTTGTGGTCGATTGCCAAGAAATACCCGGGCGTGTCTAACCGGGATATCATGAAGTGGAATGGTTTGACAGATCGATCGGCAAGTAATTTGAAACCGGGGCAAAAGTTAAAGATTAAGATTTAA
- a CDS encoding DUF5683 domain-containing protein: MRNILVKIVLIIPVLLVCTGVTASEYRSDFPVFLQDTIIHSDSLTFTGKEEVLKRRARKRDNEKPHSPHRATIMAMILPGSGQIYNRQWWKLPILYGGIGATVYGLSWNMKYYKKYRTAFVDYTAYLNALEADPETPYPAHSSWDNLMLPGKTAENYNASMRKRLQEQLKTKKDNYKRNRDLLYIVSGAIYAIQIIDATVFAHFYDFEINDDLSMNLRPSTGFSPVSGGTVGLTLTFNF; encoded by the coding sequence GTGAGAAATATTTTAGTGAAAATAGTTTTGATTATCCCGGTTTTGCTTGTTTGTACGGGAGTGACGGCATCGGAATATCGTTCGGACTTTCCTGTATTTTTGCAAGACACGATCATTCATTCGGATTCTTTGACATTCACGGGGAAAGAGGAAGTGTTGAAAAGGAGAGCTAGAAAAAGAGATAACGAAAAACCTCATTCTCCCCATCGGGCCACGATCATGGCGATGATTTTACCGGGTTCCGGGCAGATTTATAACCGGCAATGGTGGAAGTTGCCGATTTTGTACGGGGGTATCGGGGCTACCGTGTACGGGTTGTCGTGGAATATGAAGTATTACAAGAAATACCGTACGGCATTCGTGGACTACACGGCTTATCTGAACGCTTTGGAGGCTGATCCGGAAACGCCTTACCCGGCCCATTCGAGCTGGGACAATTTGATGTTGCCGGGTAAAACGGCAGAGAATTACAACGCGTCCATGCGAAAGCGTTTACAGGAACAGTTGAAAACGAAGAAAGATAATTATAAACGGAATCGGGATTTGTTGTATATCGTATCCGGTGCTATATATGCGATACAAATCATTGATGCTACGGTATTTGCACATTTTTATGATTTTGAGATCAACGACGATTTGTCTATGAATCTTCGTCCCTCAACCGGATTCTCGCCCGTCAGTGGGGGAACCGTAGGTTTAACATTAACTTTTAATTTTTAA
- a CDS encoding ParB/RepB/Spo0J family partition protein, translating to MAKKSALGKGLGALLSDAAEEAKPRGTASSALQEELKLSDIRPNPSQPRTVFDEEALHELAASIKAIGIVQPITVREVEDGKYEIVAGERRYRASKLAGLETIPAYIRKVEEESVLELALIENIQREDLNAIEIAISYERLIDECNLTQDALSERVGKKRTTISNYLRLLKLPAPIQLAIKERKISMGHARAIINIEDPETQYMVFEQIMKYDFSVRKVEEIVRELMKPEEEKEKKAERKRQPIEDYMELQTHLARYFGTKVDLKRNEKGRGKIVISFKSDSDLERIVELLDKVDKK from the coding sequence ATGGCGAAAAAGAGTGCATTGGGTAAAGGTTTGGGTGCGTTGTTGTCGGATGCGGCAGAGGAGGCAAAGCCAAGAGGGACGGCCTCGTCGGCGTTACAGGAGGAATTGAAATTAAGTGATATCCGCCCGAATCCGAGCCAACCGAGAACCGTTTTTGATGAAGAAGCCTTGCACGAACTGGCAGCTTCAATCAAGGCGATCGGTATCGTGCAACCCATTACCGTGAGGGAAGTGGAAGACGGGAAGTATGAGATTGTTGCCGGGGAACGTCGCTACCGGGCATCTAAGTTAGCAGGATTGGAAACTATTCCCGCTTATATTCGTAAAGTGGAAGAGGAGTCCGTGCTTGAATTGGCATTGATTGAAAATATCCAGCGGGAGGATTTGAACGCTATCGAGATTGCGATTTCGTACGAGCGTTTGATCGACGAGTGTAACTTGACGCAGGACGCGTTGAGTGAACGAGTCGGTAAGAAACGAACGACGATTTCTAATTATTTGCGTTTGTTGAAATTGCCCGCTCCGATACAGTTAGCGATCAAGGAACGGAAAATCAGTATGGGACACGCCCGTGCTATTATTAATATAGAAGATCCGGAAACCCAATACATGGTTTTCGAGCAGATCATGAAATACGATTTCTCCGTGCGGAAGGTCGAGGAAATCGTTCGTGAGTTGATGAAGCCCGAAGAGGAAAAAGAGAAGAAGGCCGAGAGGAAACGTCAGCCTATTGAGGATTACATGGAGTTACAGACTCATTTGGCTCGTTATTTTGGCACAAAGGTCGACTTGAAACGAAACGAGAAGGGACGGGGAAAGATCGTGATTTCTTTTAAATCGGATAGTGATCTGGAACGAATTGTTGAATTATTGGATAAAGTGGATAAGAAATAG